One Rubritalea squalenifaciens DSM 18772 genomic region harbors:
- the zwf gene encoding glucose-6-phosphate dehydrogenase yields the protein MSNPFREDLVSRSRAEACSVVIFGATGDLTHRKLVPALYNLAVDGELPPGVKIIGFARRDKSDAVFREGLAELNREVSRNGHDEAIWADFEQTVHYHQSEFTDLDGYKRLAERLDEIDRDRGGKGNRLFYIASAPEFFDEILENLKAAGLNQAADGCWARVIVEKPFGTDLPSAQHLNQVVNHTFEEKDTYRIDHYLGKETAQNIMVLRFANSIFEPLWNNQHIDQIQITCAEHLGMEGGRGGYYDKAGALRDMIQNHLLQLLSLVAMEPPTDLSADGVRDEKVKVLRSMRQWDTPELVNENVVRGQYAAGHVDGKSVVGYREEDRVDPESMTEAYVALRVMIDTWRWSGVPFYVRMGKRLPKKATEISIHFKSPPNVLFNAIPGAATGGNVLVIRIQPDEGISLRMVSKLPGASLRLEPVKMDFHYSTSFGKGSPEAYERLLLDAMAGDATLFARRDEVEEAWKFIDHIERAWHESSNAPEMAEYTAGSWGPKAADELLEKSGHTWRRL from the coding sequence ATGAGCAATCCTTTCAGAGAAGACCTTGTATCCCGTTCCAGAGCGGAGGCATGTTCCGTAGTTATTTTTGGAGCTACTGGCGACCTTACGCACCGCAAGCTCGTGCCTGCGCTTTACAATCTAGCTGTGGACGGAGAATTGCCTCCAGGTGTGAAGATTATTGGTTTCGCGCGCCGTGATAAGAGTGATGCTGTATTCCGTGAGGGACTTGCAGAACTCAATCGTGAAGTTTCCCGCAATGGGCACGATGAAGCGATCTGGGCAGACTTCGAGCAGACCGTGCACTACCATCAGAGTGAATTTACTGATTTGGATGGCTACAAGCGTCTGGCCGAGAGACTGGATGAAATTGATCGTGATCGTGGTGGTAAAGGTAACCGCCTCTTTTACATTGCAAGTGCCCCTGAATTCTTTGACGAGATTCTTGAGAATCTCAAGGCTGCGGGCTTGAACCAAGCCGCTGACGGCTGCTGGGCGCGTGTGATCGTGGAGAAGCCATTTGGTACAGACCTGCCATCAGCCCAACATCTCAATCAGGTGGTAAATCACACCTTTGAGGAGAAAGATACCTACCGTATCGACCACTATCTCGGTAAAGAGACAGCCCAGAACATCATGGTGCTGCGCTTTGCTAATTCCATTTTTGAACCACTCTGGAACAATCAGCACATTGACCAGATCCAGATTACCTGTGCCGAGCACCTTGGTATGGAGGGTGGCCGTGGTGGCTACTATGACAAGGCTGGAGCCCTGCGTGATATGATTCAGAACCACCTCTTGCAGCTTCTCAGCCTAGTGGCCATGGAGCCGCCGACAGACCTGAGTGCCGACGGTGTTCGCGATGAAAAAGTAAAGGTCCTGCGTTCCATGAGACAGTGGGATACGCCTGAACTCGTGAATGAAAATGTGGTTCGCGGCCAATATGCTGCGGGGCATGTGGACGGCAAGTCTGTGGTTGGTTATCGTGAGGAAGATCGCGTGGACCCTGAGTCTATGACCGAGGCCTATGTGGCCCTGCGCGTGATGATTGATACTTGGCGTTGGAGTGGTGTGCCATTCTACGTGAGAATGGGTAAACGTCTTCCGAAGAAGGCCACGGAGATCTCCATACACTTCAAGTCTCCACCGAATGTACTTTTCAATGCCATCCCTGGTGCCGCTACCGGTGGTAACGTGCTGGTGATACGTATTCAGCCAGACGAGGGTATTTCCCTCCGTATGGTATCTAAACTGCCGGGGGCAAGTCTCCGCTTGGAGCCGGTGAAAATGGATTTCCATTATTCAACAAGCTTTGGCAAAGGCAGTCCAGAAGCCTACGAGCGCTTGCTGCTTGATGCGATGGCTGGTGATGCGACCCTCTTTGCTCGTCGTGACGAGGTGGAGGAAGCTTGGAAATTTATCGACCACATCGAGCGTGCCTGGCACGAATCCAGCAATGCGCCCGAAATGGCGGAGTACACAGCTGGTAGCTGGGGGCCGAAGGCGGCAGATGAACTTCTGGAGAAATCAGGTCACACCTGGAGAAGACTCTAA
- a CDS encoding glucose-6-phosphate dehydrogenase assembly protein OpcA, with amino-acid sequence MADTLNTADLGMEVSIGSIDKELRKLWEADDARTNASLINFAVYSEDANALAANSDIVREITREHACRAILIGIDRKAADTSIRAWITAHCHLAHGRKSICCEQLAFHLTGKAIGRLRNTVFSHLNSDLPLVFWWQGELSERFNERLYSLIDRLVVDSSQWEDPQQQFGMIQAAMKDSPLVVQDLSWTRTYHFRLAVAALYDDPVLQDTLLAIQKVKITCHPDNQASGLQLLAWLAVQAGWKLSKDLVSDGCANSFRFEKSNGELLDACLMLDEHSAQVGELEILSPGVHVKVSKEKGSSLLSQYLEVEGHRVEAHAPADSEKVEELVADQLSRGGKNSLFRKVLPQFLELLDS; translated from the coding sequence ATGGCAGATACTCTAAATACAGCTGACTTGGGCATGGAGGTATCCATCGGCTCCATTGACAAGGAGTTGAGAAAGCTCTGGGAAGCTGATGATGCGCGTACGAATGCGTCTCTGATTAACTTTGCGGTTTATTCTGAGGATGCGAACGCGCTGGCTGCGAATTCTGATATCGTTCGCGAGATTACTCGCGAGCATGCCTGCAGGGCCATCCTGATCGGGATTGATCGCAAGGCGGCAGATACTTCCATCCGTGCTTGGATCACGGCACATTGCCATCTGGCGCACGGCCGTAAGTCCATCTGCTGTGAGCAGCTGGCTTTTCATTTGACTGGCAAGGCGATCGGTCGTCTGCGAAATACCGTATTTTCACACCTGAATAGTGATCTGCCATTGGTGTTCTGGTGGCAGGGCGAGCTCTCCGAGCGCTTCAATGAGAGGCTCTATAGTCTGATTGACCGCCTCGTAGTCGACAGTTCTCAGTGGGAGGACCCTCAACAGCAGTTTGGCATGATTCAAGCTGCTATGAAGGATAGCCCGCTGGTGGTACAGGATCTATCCTGGACGCGTACCTACCATTTCCGTCTCGCCGTCGCAGCTTTGTATGATGATCCTGTTTTACAGGACACGCTTCTGGCTATCCAGAAGGTCAAAATTACCTGCCACCCTGACAATCAGGCCTCAGGTCTTCAGTTGCTTGCCTGGCTGGCCGTGCAGGCTGGCTGGAAACTTTCCAAGGATTTGGTCAGTGATGGATGTGCGAACAGCTTCCGTTTTGAGAAGTCCAATGGAGAACTGCTTGATGCATGCTTGATGCTGGATGAGCATTCAGCCCAAGTGGGTGAACTGGAGATCTTGTCTCCTGGAGTTCATGTCAAGGTCAGCAAGGAAAAGGGCTCCAGTCTGCTCAGTCAGTATCTGGAGGTGGAAGGGCACCGTGTGGAGGCTCATGCTCCGGCGGATAGCGAAAAGGTGGAGGAACTCGTGGCGGACCAATTGTCCCGTGGCGGCAAAAATTCCCTCTTCCGCAAAGTTCTTCCCCAGTTCCTAGAGTTGCTTGATAGTTAA
- the trxA gene encoding thioredoxin, whose product MALELNEANFEAEVLQSDKPVLVDFWAEWCGPCKMIAPVIDELANDVGDAAKVGKVEVDNARDLAAKYGVRSIPFLLFFKDGEVKDQIVGANVTKESLKEKLLSL is encoded by the coding sequence ATGGCACTTGAATTGAACGAAGCAAATTTCGAAGCAGAGGTACTCCAGTCAGATAAACCTGTTCTGGTAGATTTTTGGGCAGAGTGGTGTGGTCCATGTAAGATGATCGCTCCAGTGATTGATGAGCTCGCAAACGACGTTGGTGATGCCGCTAAAGTAGGTAAGGTTGAGGTAGATAATGCCCGCGACCTTGCAGCCAAGTACGGTGTTCGCTCTATTCCATTCCTCCTGTTCTTTAAGGATGGGGAAGTGAAGGATCAAATCGTTGGTGCAAACGTCACCAAAGAGTCTCTCAAGGAGAAGCTTCTCTCCCTCTAG
- a CDS encoding GDSL-type esterase/lipase family protein produces the protein MRNSCAKMLGLIPILLSLSIGGVHAEEGVAVTQNSAIEPKQKLENDFYDWHQRHKAVLELVKKKQKVDLVFIGDSVTHMFGGEPKSSVAIGHKVWSQYYGQRNAINLGFGWDRTQNVLWRIQNGELEGIHPKVVVLMIGTNNLTGTKNARANTPEEIVEAIHLICETIHDQLPDSKVLLLSVLPRKNPKHLEPIREINKLLSELPERDYRTFLDMSSEFADQNGHFGDKLRRDDVHPNQAGYEVWAKTMEPVLERLYKAE, from the coding sequence ATGAGAAATAGCTGTGCGAAAATGCTCGGTTTGATTCCAATTTTACTGAGTTTATCCATTGGGGGAGTTCACGCGGAAGAAGGCGTGGCTGTCACCCAGAATTCGGCGATAGAGCCCAAGCAGAAACTGGAGAATGATTTCTATGACTGGCACCAGCGGCACAAAGCCGTGCTTGAGCTGGTGAAGAAAAAGCAAAAGGTAGACCTGGTTTTCATAGGGGACTCAGTCACGCATATGTTTGGTGGTGAGCCCAAATCCTCTGTCGCCATTGGTCATAAGGTCTGGAGCCAGTATTACGGCCAACGCAATGCCATTAATCTGGGCTTTGGCTGGGATCGGACCCAGAATGTCCTATGGAGAATTCAGAATGGTGAGCTGGAAGGGATACACCCAAAGGTCGTTGTTCTGATGATTGGTACCAACAACCTCACTGGTACGAAGAATGCGAGGGCAAATACGCCGGAGGAGATTGTCGAGGCGATTCATTTGATCTGTGAAACGATACACGACCAGCTACCTGACAGCAAGGTGCTGCTTTTGAGTGTCCTGCCCAGGAAGAATCCCAAGCATCTGGAGCCTATTCGGGAGATTAATAAGCTGCTGTCTGAATTGCCTGAACGAGATTACCGGACGTTTTTGGACATGAGTTCAGAGTTCGCGGATCAGAACGGACACTTCGGTGACAAACTCAGACGGGATGACGTGCACCCAAACCAGGCAGGCTATGAAGTCTGGGCCAAGACTATGGAGCCTGTCTTGGAGAGGCTCTACAAGGCCGAGTAG
- a CDS encoding LamG-like jellyroll fold domain-containing protein: MPFFLKYIYPALLISTSQAALVAHYDFADGNLLDNEVDGNYTLSEFFDGSGAVTTNPDGSALFPGNDGTNEAYLETLGPGGSPTFTVSLWIKTDDWTQGSFQGIFSNNISSAASFSWQLDSSGGDIRVAGTGASTSTSAAALNTDSWYHFVVRKTSTDLELYITEQGAGTANLASSVAGSPGGLQYFRLGANRNTDSLFRMDMANVKIYTDDDVSIDSLLAEGPELIPEPSTSLLFSLSSIALLLRRRR; the protein is encoded by the coding sequence ATGCCCTTCTTTCTCAAATACATCTATCCCGCTCTACTGATAAGCACTTCTCAAGCAGCCTTGGTTGCTCATTACGATTTTGCTGACGGAAATCTGCTCGATAACGAAGTAGACGGAAACTACACCCTTAGTGAGTTTTTCGACGGTTCTGGGGCCGTCACGACAAACCCTGACGGCAGCGCACTTTTCCCTGGAAATGATGGAACCAATGAGGCCTATCTTGAGACGCTAGGCCCTGGAGGTTCACCCACCTTCACGGTATCACTCTGGATAAAGACAGATGACTGGACCCAAGGCAGCTTCCAAGGAATTTTCTCCAATAACATTTCTTCAGCCGCAAGCTTCTCATGGCAATTGGACAGCAGCGGTGGTGACATCCGTGTCGCTGGTACAGGTGCCTCTACATCCACCAGTGCAGCAGCTCTGAATACGGACAGCTGGTATCATTTCGTAGTCCGTAAAACCTCTACAGACCTTGAACTCTACATTACCGAGCAAGGCGCGGGTACAGCCAACCTTGCCAGCTCTGTAGCGGGTAGTCCCGGAGGCCTTCAATATTTCCGGCTCGGTGCAAACCGCAACACTGATAGCCTCTTCAGGATGGATATGGCCAATGTCAAAATCTATACTGACGACGACGTGAGCATAGATAGCCTGCTAGCCGAAGGCCCTGAATTAATTCCTGAACCCTCGACATCCCTTTTATTCAGCCTGAGTAGTATTGCCCTGCTCCTCAGACGCAGAAGGTAA
- a CDS encoding DUF2267 domain-containing protein, giving the protein MNIDALKQQLMDRFGLDEAAATQAIEMVLGFVKEKLPENLQGTVDAISKGDTPDLGGVVDGLKGFFQ; this is encoded by the coding sequence ATGAATATTGATGCCCTTAAGCAACAGCTCATGGATCGGTTCGGCTTGGATGAAGCCGCAGCTACTCAGGCCATTGAAATGGTCCTCGGTTTCGTAAAAGAGAAGTTGCCCGAAAACTTGCAAGGAACTGTTGATGCTATATCCAAAGGTGACACGCCTGACTTGGGTGGAGTCGTGGATGGGCTCAAGGGTTTCTTCCAGTAG
- a CDS encoding class I SAM-dependent methyltransferase: MELALYHDSLGYYTRGKQNIGKEGDFITSVSIGKTFGTILAHRIYNYWTECGSPSSFHLVELAANDGQLALDILSELRDSFPELFASVRYHICEHLPVMAKLQADKLQSFSQLLSHYNDPAELSEQALSGIALSNELIDAMPVRLVRKYQAQWHELLVTNDEEGFAYTESAELDTELQQFTQKLPPELCEGYTTEYRPRLAEFCHSVAGILETGLVITIDYGYSRSAYYDEHRTTGTLRTYFKHQAGEDPLIEPGRLDITAHVDFTQLALAFREAGLGITDFSPQASYLTRHGSCWLQGLEQLPWEKQQKFIRQFQTLTHPSMMGRQFLVLECKKGCPDAPRAIDLCEINTTSSS; this comes from the coding sequence ATGGAGCTAGCCCTGTACCACGATTCTCTTGGCTACTACACCAGAGGCAAACAGAATATCGGCAAGGAAGGCGACTTCATCACCAGTGTCAGCATCGGCAAAACATTCGGCACCATTCTGGCTCACCGTATCTACAACTACTGGACGGAGTGTGGTAGCCCCTCTTCATTTCACCTGGTGGAGCTGGCAGCGAACGACGGCCAGCTCGCCTTGGACATCCTCAGCGAGCTCAGGGACTCATTTCCGGAATTATTCGCCTCCGTCCGCTATCACATCTGCGAGCATCTGCCCGTCATGGCAAAGCTCCAAGCTGATAAGCTGCAAAGCTTCTCCCAGCTTCTCAGTCACTACAATGACCCTGCGGAGCTATCCGAGCAGGCCCTCTCGGGCATTGCACTCAGTAATGAGCTTATAGACGCCATGCCAGTGAGGCTGGTGAGAAAATATCAAGCGCAATGGCATGAACTCCTGGTCACAAACGACGAAGAAGGATTCGCATACACTGAATCGGCCGAGCTAGACACCGAGCTTCAACAATTCACCCAAAAGCTTCCTCCAGAGCTCTGCGAGGGCTACACCACGGAATATCGCCCACGTCTGGCGGAATTCTGCCATTCCGTAGCTGGCATACTCGAGACAGGTCTAGTGATCACCATTGACTACGGTTACAGCCGAAGTGCCTATTACGACGAGCACCGTACTACAGGAACACTGCGGACATACTTCAAGCACCAGGCAGGTGAAGATCCCCTAATTGAGCCAGGCAGGCTAGATATCACAGCTCATGTAGACTTTACCCAGCTGGCCTTAGCCTTCAGAGAAGCTGGATTGGGCATCACGGATTTCTCCCCTCAAGCCAGCTACCTGACTCGTCACGGTAGCTGCTGGCTACAGGGATTGGAACAACTCCCCTGGGAGAAGCAGCAAAAGTTCATCCGCCAATTCCAAACCCTCACGCACCCATCTATGATGGGCCGCCAGTTTCTGGTGCTCGAATGCAAAAAGGGATGCCCTGATGCACCTCGCGCAATTGACCTGTGCGAGATCAACACAACAAGCTCATCATAA